GCTGGACGAGCTGTACGCCGCCGCCCCCGACGACTTCGATTTCGAATCGACTTGGCGCGCAGTGCAACCGGATGACGTGATCACCCTGATCTACACGTCCGGGACAACCGGCAATCCCAAGGGTGTCGAGATGACGCACGCCAACCTGATGTTCGAGGCGGAGGCACTCAGCGCCGTCGTGGATGTCAACCCGGACGACCGCACGACCTCCTATCTGCCGTCGGCGCACATTGCCGACCGCATGATGGCGCTCTACAACCAGGAGATGTACGGGATTCTCGTCACGGTGGTGTCCGACGTCCGCGAGATCGCGGCCGCACTGCCGGATGCCCGGCCCAGCATCTGGGCCGCCGTGCCGCGAGTCTGGGAAAAGCTCAAAGCCGGAATCGAATTCGCCGTCGCTCACGAGCCCGACGAGAACAAGCGGGCGGCGCTGCAATGGGCCATGTCGGTCGCGGCCAAGCGTGCGGCGGCGCTCGTCGCCGACCAATCGATGGCCGACGACGTGGCCGCCGAATGGGCGCAAGCCGACGAACTGGTGTTGTCGAAGTTGCGCGAGAAGCTGGGGCTCGACCAGTTGCGGTGGGCGGTCTCCGGCGCGGCGCCCATTCCCCGGGAGACGCTGGCTTTCTTCATCGGTATCGGCATCCCGATTGCCGAAGTCTGGGGCATGTCAGAGCTGAGTTGTGTTGCGAGCGTGAGCCATCCGCGCGAGGCCCGGCTGGGTTCGGTGGGCCGGCTGCTGCCCGGGCTGGAGTCGAAGATCGCCGAGGATGGCGAGTATCTGGTACGCGGGCCGCTGGTGATGAGGGGCTATCGCAAGGAGCCGGAAAAGACGGCCGAAGCGGTCGACGCCGACGGCTGGCTGCACACCGGCGACATCTTGGACGAGGACGCCGACGGCTTCCTGCGGGTCATCGACCGCAAGAAGGAGCTGATCATCAACGCGGGCGGCAAGAACATGTCGCCGGCCAACATCGAAAATGCGATCAAGGCCGCCTGCCCGATGATCGGGGCGATGCTGACGATCGGGGACGGCCGCCCCTACAACACGGCGTTGCTGGTCTTCGATGCCGATTCCGTTGGCCCGTACGCGGAACGGCACGGCCTGGCCGACGCTTCGCCCGAATCACTCGCGACGCACCCCGAGATGCTCGCCCAGATTTCGGCGGGAGTGGCTGCGGGTAACGAAAGGCTGTCCCGAGTCGAGCAGATCAAGCGTTTCCGCGTGCTGCCCAACCTGTGGGAGCCGGGGGGAGACGAGATCACGCTGACGATGAAGCTGAAGCGCAAGCCGATCGCGACGAAGTACGCCGCGGAGATCGAGGAGCTGTACGCCGCGGAACCGGGCTCGGCGATCCTCGAGCCCACACAGGCATCGTCGGCGCAGCCGGCCTGAAACCGAACTAGGGTGGGGGCATGCCACTCGAAGGTGAATACGCCCCGTCCCCGTGGGACTGGTCCCGCGAACAAGCCGACAAGATCGCCGAGTCCGGCGGTACCGACGGCACCGACATGAAGGGCATGCCGGTCATCCTGCTGACCACGGTCGGCGCCAAGACCGGCAAGCTCCGCAAGACACCGCTGATGCGCGTCGAGCACGACGGCGAGTACGCCGCCGTGGCGTCGCTGGGTGGGGCGCCGAAGCACCCGGTCTGGTACTTCAACATCTCCAAGAACCCGCGCGTCGAACTGCAGGACGGCACCGAGGTGCACGACTACGACGCCCGCGAGGTGTTCGGCGACGAAAAGGCCGTCTGGTGGGAGCGAGCTGTGGCCGCATACCCCGACTACGCGGACTATCAGCAGAAGACCGAGCGACAAATCCCGGTCTTTGTGCTGACCCCTGTGCACTGAACGTGCTGCTTGGTGGCACCATTGACCGGTGTCTGCCGAACTGAGTCAAAGCCCGGACACCCGGGGTAACGGTCCGCTCACCGCGGCCGAGATCGACGCGGCGGCCACCCGAATCGCCGGCGTGGTCACCGCCACGCCGCTGCAATTTTCCGACCGGTTGTCCGCGACGACCGGGGCGAACGTCTACCTCAAGCGCGAAGACCTTCAGACCGTCCGCTCCTACAAGCTGCGCGGCGCCTACAACCTGCTGGTCCAGCTGTCCGAAGCGGAGCGCGCAGCCGGCGTTGTATGTTCGTCGGCCGGTAACCACGCACAGGGCTTCGCCTACGCCTGCCGCACTCTGGGCGTTCGCGGCCGCGTCTACGTGCCGGCCAAGACACCCAAGCAGAAGCGCGACCGCATCCGGTATCACGGCGGCGAGTTCATCGAGCTGATCGTCGGTGGGTCGACCTACGACTTGGCCGCCGAGGCCGCACTCGCCGACGTCGCGCGCACCGGCGCGACGCTGGTGCCGCCGTTCGACGACCCGCGCACGATGGCCGGGCAGGGCACCATCGCCGTCGAGATGCTCGGCGCACTGACCGACGAACCGGACCTGGTGGTTGTGCCCGTTGGGGGCGGCGGTTGCATCGCCGGCATCACCACCTACCTCGCCGCGCGGACCAGCAAGACCTCGGTGCTCGGCATCGAGCCGGCGGGAGCGGCCGCGATGATGGCCGCCCTGGCCAACGGCGCCCCGGTCACCCTCGAACACGTCGACCAGTTCGTCGACGGCGCCGCGGTGAGTCGCGCCGGCGCGCTGACCTACGCCGCGCTGGCGGCAGCCGGCAACATGGTCTCGATCACCACCGTCGACGAGGGCGCGGTGTGCACCGCGATGCTCGACCTGTATCAGAACGAAGGCATCATCGCCGAGCCCGCCGGAGCACTCGCGGTCGCCGGTCTGTTGGAGGCCGACATCGAGCCGGGATCCACGGTGGTCTGCCTGGTCTCCGGTGGCAATAACGATGTCTCGCGTTACGGCGAGATCCTCGAGCGGTCGCTGGTCCACCTCGGGCTCAAGCACTACTTCCTTGTTGACTTCCCGCAGGAGCCGGGCGCGCTGCGACGGTTCCTGGACAGCGTGCTCGGCCCCAACGACGACGTCACGCTCTTCGAATACGTCAAGCGCAACAACCGCGAGACCGGCGAGGCGCTGGTCGGCATCGAATTGGGCTCGGCCGCGGATCTGGACGGGCTGCTGGATCGCATGCGGGCTACCGAAATGCAGATCGAGGCCATCGAGCCGGGCTCGCCGGCCTACCGCTACCTGTTGTAGCTCAGCGGGTGTCGACGACCCGCTGAGCGACCTCGTGCAGCCGCACATTCATCTGTTGCGACAGCTTGCGCAGCATGTCGAACGCGCCGACGGCGTCGACCTGGAAGCGCTCCATCAGCATTCCCTTCGCCTGGCCGATGATGTCGCGGCTGAGCAGGGCGGCCTGCAGTTGCTGGCTGTCGCGGCTGGCAAGAATCGCCGCAGCGGCGTGCGCCGCGAGGATCGAGCCGATCACCTCGGACTCGGCATCGAAGCATCGCGGCTCGCCAGAGAACACGTTCAGCGCGCCCGCGGTCCGGTCACCGGTGTACAGCTTGAACGAAATGCTGCTGCGCACACCGAGTTTCACTACTTCCCGGGAGTACTGCGGCCAGCGCGTCTCGTGTTCGAAATCGTCGGTGCGGACCACCAATTCGTCAAGGGCGGCCTCGACGCACGGGCCGGCGTTGTGTTTTTCCTGCAGCCGGTCCACCTCGTAGATCAGGTCGGACGTCCCGGACAGGGACTCGAACTTGCCGCCCTTGGAGACCAGCAGAACACCCGCTGTGGCGGCACCTTCCAGCAGCTCGACGGTCGTGGTCGTCACGCCCTTGAGCACGGTGTCGAGATCACGCGGAGCCGCCACCGAACGAGCCAACTCGGCCATGCGCTGCGCCAAATCGTGGGCCGGTATCGAGGGCATATTGCGCCGTGTTCCCGCATCACCGCTGAAATACACACCGCGGCGCGGCTACCTCAGCGGATGGCTTCGACAGCCTCTTTGGCCTCGGCCAGCCCGACGCCGGTCAGCGTGCGGTACTCCTTGATCGCGGCGATCAGATTCCCGCGCCGGGCGAGGTCGACCACCGACTGCGGCATCCCGGCGGAGTTCGCCGCGGCGAACGGCACGTAGCCCTCGGGAAACAGGATCTGCAGCTGCTTCTCGATGTAATCCAGCCGGGCCCTGGCGCCCTCGTCAACGTCGCTCATGCGCGAAAGCTACCCGATGCGGGTCGACTATCCCAGCAGGGCGACCGATTCGTCATTGGCGCGAAAGATCGGCTCCAGCGGTACGGCGAATCGTTCGGCCATGTCGGTCAACGACTTGGACCACACCAGCTCGATCGTCGACGCGGGACCGCGGCCCGGTCCGGACATCAGCATGGCCACCGTGGTGCCC
The sequence above is a segment of the Candidatus Mycobacterium wuenschmannii genome. Coding sequences within it:
- the fadD11 gene encoding fatty acid--CoA ligase FadD11, which translates into the protein MPATMCEAFQRSAAANPDAVALRTPGNTTTLTWREYADGVRRVAAGLAGIGVRRGDTVSLMMTNRVEFYPLEVGAQHLGATSFSVYNTLPAEQLTYVFGNADTKVVICEQQYVDRIKASDARLDHIVCIDGAPEGTISLDELYAAAPDDFDFESTWRAVQPDDVITLIYTSGTTGNPKGVEMTHANLMFEAEALSAVVDVNPDDRTTSYLPSAHIADRMMALYNQEMYGILVTVVSDVREIAAALPDARPSIWAAVPRVWEKLKAGIEFAVAHEPDENKRAALQWAMSVAAKRAAALVADQSMADDVAAEWAQADELVLSKLREKLGLDQLRWAVSGAAPIPRETLAFFIGIGIPIAEVWGMSELSCVASVSHPREARLGSVGRLLPGLESKIAEDGEYLVRGPLVMRGYRKEPEKTAEAVDADGWLHTGDILDEDADGFLRVIDRKKELIINAGGKNMSPANIENAIKAACPMIGAMLTIGDGRPYNTALLVFDADSVGPYAERHGLADASPESLATHPEMLAQISAGVAAGNERLSRVEQIKRFRVLPNLWEPGGDEITLTMKLKRKPIATKYAAEIEELYAAEPGSAILEPTQASSAQPA
- a CDS encoding nitroreductase family deazaflavin-dependent oxidoreductase, with the protein product MPLEGEYAPSPWDWSREQADKIAESGGTDGTDMKGMPVILLTTVGAKTGKLRKTPLMRVEHDGEYAAVASLGGAPKHPVWYFNISKNPRVELQDGTEVHDYDAREVFGDEKAVWWERAVAAYPDYADYQQKTERQIPVFVLTPVH
- the ilvA gene encoding threonine ammonia-lyase is translated as MSAELSQSPDTRGNGPLTAAEIDAAATRIAGVVTATPLQFSDRLSATTGANVYLKREDLQTVRSYKLRGAYNLLVQLSEAERAAGVVCSSAGNHAQGFAYACRTLGVRGRVYVPAKTPKQKRDRIRYHGGEFIELIVGGSTYDLAAEAALADVARTGATLVPPFDDPRTMAGQGTIAVEMLGALTDEPDLVVVPVGGGGCIAGITTYLAARTSKTSVLGIEPAGAAAMMAALANGAPVTLEHVDQFVDGAAVSRAGALTYAALAAAGNMVSITTVDEGAVCTAMLDLYQNEGIIAEPAGALAVAGLLEADIEPGSTVVCLVSGGNNDVSRYGEILERSLVHLGLKHYFLVDFPQEPGALRRFLDSVLGPNDDVTLFEYVKRNNRETGEALVGIELGSAADLDGLLDRMRATEMQIEAIEPGSPAYRYLL
- a CDS encoding GAF and ANTAR domain-containing protein; this translates as MPSIPAHDLAQRMAELARSVAAPRDLDTVLKGVTTTTVELLEGAATAGVLLVSKGGKFESLSGTSDLIYEVDRLQEKHNAGPCVEAALDELVVRTDDFEHETRWPQYSREVVKLGVRSSISFKLYTGDRTAGALNVFSGEPRCFDAESEVIGSILAAHAAAAILASRDSQQLQAALLSRDIIGQAKGMLMERFQVDAVGAFDMLRKLSQQMNVRLHEVAQRVVDTR
- a CDS encoding ribosomal L7/L12 family protein, whose protein sequence is MSDVDEGARARLDYIEKQLQILFPEGYVPFAAANSAGMPQSVVDLARRGNLIAAIKEYRTLTGVGLAEAKEAVEAIR